In Lytechinus variegatus isolate NC3 chromosome 12, Lvar_3.0, whole genome shotgun sequence, a single window of DNA contains:
- the LOC121425126 gene encoding myosin regulatory light chain 12A-like — MASKKKTGSKTKKRAQRATSNVFAMFDQSQIQEFKEAFTLIDQNRDGFIDKEDLHDMLASMGKNPTDKELDEMMGDAPGPINFTMFLTLFGERLNGTDPEETIVNAFKLFDEENTGKIHEDYLKDILMTMGDHFTVDEVEQCYKGAPIDDEGNLDYSAFVRLIKHGSKDEELVKDDLLGQ, encoded by the exons atgg CCAGCAAGAAGAAGACTGGATCCAAGACAAAGAAGCGCGCACAGCGTGCGACTTCCAACGTCTTCGCTATGTTCGACCAGTCACAAATCCAAGAATTCAAGGAG GCATTCACACTGATCGACCAGAACCGTGATGGTTTCATCGATAAGGAAGATCTTCACGATATGTTGGCTTCCATGG GTAAGAACCCAACCGATAAGGAGTTGGATGAAATGATGGGTGATGCACCAGGTCCAATCAACTTCACTATGTTCCTCACGTTATTCGGTGAAAGGTTAAATG GTACGGATCCGGAGGAAACTATAGTGAACGCGTTCAAATTATTTGACGAAGAAAACACGGGCAAGATTCATGAAGATTA TCTCAAAGATATCCTGATGACCATGGGTGACCATTTCACCGTCGACGAGGTCGAACAATGCTACAAGGGTGCCCCCATCGACGACGAAGGCAACCTCGACTACAGCGCTTTCGTCCGCCTAATCAAACACGGGTCCAAGGACGAAGAACTCGTCAAGGACGATTTGTTGGGACAGTAG